A portion of the Camelus ferus isolate YT-003-E chromosome 16, BCGSAC_Cfer_1.0, whole genome shotgun sequence genome contains these proteins:
- the LOC102506245 gene encoding olfactory receptor-like protein DTMT has translation MTGKNQTVVSEFLLLGLPIESEQQNLLYALFLTMYVTTVLGNLLIILLICLDSHLHTSMYLFLGNLSFSDLCFSSVTMPKLLQNMQSEFPSIPYAGCLTQMYFFLFFADLADFLLVSMAYDRYVAICFPLHYTTIMSPKLCLSLVVLPWVLTTFHAMLHTLLMARLSFCVDNVIPHFFCDMSALLKLSCSDTRVNELVIFVIGGLIIIIPFLLIIMSYAQIISSILKVPSARAICKVFSTCGSHLSVVSLFYGTIIGLYLCPSASNSTVKETVMSMMYTVVTPMLNPFIYSLRNRDMKGALGRVFCKKKIHFSSAVKEGEQLFKKERKENS, from the exons ATGACAGGAAAGAATCAAACTGTTGTCtcagagttcctcctcctgggcctgcccATCGAGTCAGAGCAGCAAAACCTGCTCTATGCCCTGTTCCTGACCATGTATGTTACCACTGTCCTGGGGAACCTTCTCATCATCCTCCTTATTTGCCTGGACTCCCATCTCCACACATCCATGTATTTGTTTCTCGgcaatttgtctttctctgacctctgcttctccTCTGTCACAATGCCCAAATTGCTGCAGAACATGCAGAGCGAATTCCCATCCATCCCCTATGCTGGCTGCTTGACCCAAATGTACTTCTTCCTGTTTTTTGCAGACCTGGCAGACTTCCTCCTTGTGtccatggcctatgaccgctatgtggccatctgcttCCCCCTGCACTACACCACCATCATGAGCCCCAAGCTCTGTCTGTCCCTGGTGGTGCTGCCCTGGGTGCTGACCACGTTCCATGCCATGTTACACACCCTGCTCATGGCCAGATTATCTTTTTGTGTGGACAACGTGATCCCCCACTTTTTCTGTGATATGTCTGCTCTTCTGAAGCTGTCCTGCTCTGACACTCGAGTTAATGAGTTGGTGATATTTGTTATTGGTGgactcatcatcatcatcccgtTCTTACTCATCATCATGTCCTATGCACAAATTATCTCCTCCATCCTCAAGGTTCCTTCTGCCAGGGCCATCTGCAAAGTTTTCTCCACCTGTGGCTCCCACCTCTCTGTGGTGTCCCTGTTTTATGGGACAATCATTGGTCTCTACTTATGCCCATCAGCTAGTAATTCTACTGTTAAGGAGACTGTCATGTCTATGATGTACACTGTGGTGACCCCCATGCTGAACCCCTTCATCTACAGCCTGAGGAACAGAGACATGAAGGGAGCCCTGGGAAGAGtcttttgcaaaaagaaaattcacttcTCTTCTGCCGTG AAAGAAGGGGAGCAGctgttcaaaaaagaaagaaaggaaaactcttAG